A stretch of Gadus chalcogrammus isolate NIFS_2021 chromosome 9, NIFS_Gcha_1.0, whole genome shotgun sequence DNA encodes these proteins:
- the bncr gene encoding protein Bouncer: MSRLRMSSALKVALLCVWLLPAPLWCDNLRCFYSPLQDREQEAESELVVTACPHREFCFKGVGHYGNRSALTIRGCMENESCYQVHVIRLKGTEYVLSFNCCPWPYCNAAPPAAPSRYLVLITPAAVLLGLTVVRL, translated from the exons ATGAGCAG GCTGCGAATGTCCTCGGCGCTGAAGGTCGCCCTGCTATGTGTGTGGTTGCTCCCAGCCCCCCTGTGGTGCGACAACCTACGCTGCTTCTACAGCCCCCTGCAGGACCGGGAGCAGGAGGCCGAGTCCGAGCTGGTGGTCACCGCGTGCCCCCACCGCGAGTTCTGCTTCAAGGGGGTCGGTCACTACGGCAACCGCAGCGCGCTGACCATCCGAGGCTGCATGGAGAATGAGAGCTGCTACCAAGTGCACGTCATCCGCCTCAAAGGGACGGAGTACGTCCTGAGCTTCAACTGCTGCCCCTGGCCCTATTGCAACGCCGCACCCCCGGCCGCCCCGTCCCGATATCTTGTGCTCATCACGCCGGCCGCGGTGCTGCTGGGTTTGACGGTGGTGCGTTTGTGA
- the LOC130389377 gene encoding protein Bouncer-like has product MESQRKQSCLGWYLASLLLIPLLVLPGLCLDTLLCNHCPLQHKGQSCPDVTTTTRCLADERCASSWGRFGSLHVLSAQGCMTDVLCGTHEFLRYRGIRYNVSHACCCEDRCNLAPRPESALSALLGLIAHKLEGINFGNLTRNVIAEVPSDSCINYTSSRGHTRGDVFDTLS; this is encoded by the exons ATGGAGTCACAGCGAAAACAGAG TTGTCTGGGCTGGTACCTCGCCTCGCTCCTCCTTATaccgctcctggttctccccGGCCTGTGCTTGGACACGCTGCTGTGCAACCACTGCCCCCTGCAGCACAAGGGCCAATCCTGCCCCgatgtcaccaccaccaccaggtgcCTGGCCGACGAGCGCTGCGCCAGCTCCTGGGGCCGATTCGGAAGCCTCCACGTCCTTTCCGCTCAGGGCTGCATGACGGATGTGCTGTGCGGGACCCACGAGTTTCTAAGATACCGGGGGATTCGGTACAACGTGAGCCACGCATGCTGCTGCGAGGACCGCTGTAACCTTGCGCCCCGGCCGGAGAGCGCCCTGTCTGCTCTGCTGGGGCTGATCGCCCACAAACTGGAGGGTATCAACTTTGGGAACTTGACGAGGAACGTCATCGCCGAGGTGCCCTCGGATTCGTGCATCAATTATACGTCGTCGAGGGGCCACACCAGGGGTGACGTCTTCGATACATTGAGTTAA
- the LOC130389319 gene encoding small integral membrane protein 29-like → MGLTANATSPDPSPRGTLHPVYLVVGAVLLASMLVCLMAVAVYFRRRARLDQLRHRLLPLYTYDPAEQEEDWGEEDEEEERLEESLLKKRQLAFTKEE, encoded by the exons ATGGGGCTGACCGCCAACGCCACCAGCCCCGACCCCTCACCCCGAGGGACCCTTCATCCTGTTTACCTCGTCGTGGGCGCCGTGCTGCTGGCCAGCATGCTGGTCTGTCTGATGGCCGTG GCGGTTTACTTCAGGCGGAGAGCAAG GCTCGATCAGCTACGTCACAGGCTCCTTCCTCTCTACACCTACGACCCAGCCGAGCAGGAGGAAGACTGgggagaagaggatgaggaagaggagcggctGGAA GAGTCCTTGTTGAAGAAGAGACAGCTGGCCTTTACGAAGGAGGAATGA